Proteins encoded within one genomic window of Candidatus Scalindua japonica:
- a CDS encoding RNA-binding domain-containing protein codes for MNEQELLKLLSAHEWKDIEFKEAQRAVPKNAYESVSAFANTEGGHLVFGVRKDGSDFEVVGVLNVDKVQSDFLTSLRQKDKISLIIDVKEQLHLVNEKNLLVFYVPEAPRTDKPVFLNGDIRRSFLRKGACDVKCSNEEVQRLISDASLERYDGQTVDHDLNTCFSSKDIGWYRRQYEGKTGNRSYGDLEDLEFLFQLGLIKNTDRGQKPTIASILLFGQDGYLRGLLPRPVIDCQRYLFKHDDYSRGERWHDRTVCDYNLVQSWLAVLEWYYRFAEIPYEVNPKTLQRSDTPPDYIAFREAIINMLIHQDYADHCRKPVIAHFTDLTRFWNPGDAFANVRDLLEPGEKETRNPILVTAFRRIGFSENAGWGLRDVFKNWRGLGKVPPVINNDKSKKSFELVLHKEVLLSKEQVEFQKTIGVHLSEDEASIFAYAYKHKKLSIYDIRDVSGNPLQSCRDIADHLVIQALFVKIDNDLYELSPVMQERFKHIEAEAHDEAHDEAHEKLLGDMTETERQILNYCVEPKSTPELLKLLGYRSRTGNYKSALSNLLSSGYLEMTIPGSPRSKNQKYKSTMEGKRLVHND; via the coding sequence ATGAATGAACAAGAACTCTTAAAATTGCTCAGCGCCCATGAGTGGAAAGATATTGAGTTTAAAGAAGCCCAGAGAGCTGTCCCTAAAAATGCTTATGAATCTGTTTCCGCCTTTGCCAATACGGAAGGCGGTCATCTTGTATTTGGTGTAAGAAAAGACGGATCAGATTTTGAAGTAGTAGGCGTCTTAAACGTGGATAAAGTACAGAGCGACTTCCTGACTTCATTACGCCAAAAAGATAAGATCAGCTTGATTATTGATGTAAAGGAACAGCTCCATTTGGTTAACGAAAAAAATCTACTCGTGTTTTATGTGCCGGAAGCGCCACGTACTGATAAGCCGGTGTTCTTGAATGGAGATATTAGAAGAAGTTTTCTTCGCAAAGGAGCCTGCGACGTAAAATGCTCCAATGAAGAAGTTCAGCGGTTAATCAGTGACGCTTCACTGGAACGGTATGATGGGCAAACAGTTGATCATGATTTAAACACCTGCTTCAGTTCCAAAGATATTGGCTGGTATCGTAGGCAGTACGAAGGAAAGACAGGTAATCGCAGTTATGGCGATTTAGAGGATTTGGAGTTTCTATTTCAGCTTGGTCTGATAAAAAATACGGACAGAGGCCAAAAACCGACTATTGCCTCAATTCTTTTATTTGGTCAGGATGGTTACTTACGCGGTCTACTTCCCCGGCCGGTTATTGATTGTCAGCGGTACTTATTTAAACATGACGATTATTCAAGAGGTGAACGTTGGCATGATCGCACGGTTTGCGATTACAATTTAGTCCAGAGCTGGCTTGCTGTTCTTGAATGGTACTATCGTTTCGCTGAGATTCCGTATGAAGTAAATCCAAAAACTCTTCAACGCAGTGATACTCCACCGGATTATATTGCTTTTCGAGAAGCAATCATCAACATGCTGATTCATCAGGATTATGCCGACCATTGCCGCAAACCGGTTATTGCTCATTTTACCGATTTAACCCGATTTTGGAATCCAGGTGATGCATTTGCCAATGTAAGGGATCTGCTTGAGCCAGGAGAGAAGGAAACAAGAAACCCAATTCTGGTGACGGCATTTAGACGTATCGGATTCAGTGAAAACGCAGGCTGGGGATTACGGGATGTATTTAAGAACTGGCGAGGATTGGGTAAGGTCCCGCCTGTAATAAACAACGATAAATCAAAGAAATCATTCGAACTTGTTTTACATAAGGAAGTCCTGTTATCAAAAGAACAGGTAGAATTTCAGAAGACAATCGGTGTTCACCTCTCAGAAGATGAGGCGTCTATTTTTGCATATGCATACAAGCACAAAAAACTCTCCATTTATGATATCCGGGATGTTTCAGGTAATCCACTTCAAAGCTGTCGAGACATTGCTGATCATTTAGTCATTCAGGCTCTTTTTGTTAAGATTGACAATGATTTATACGAACTTTCACCCGTCATGCAGGAACGGTTCAAACATATTGAAGCTGAGGCCCATGATGAGGCCCATGATGAGGCCCATGAGAAACTTCTAGGTGACATGACTGAAACAGAACGGCAAATTCTCAATTACTGTGTCGAACCCAAAAGTACTCCTGAATTACTCAAATTACTCGGATACCGTTCAAGAACGGGTAATTATAAATCTGCTCTATCTAACCTGCTTTCAAGTGGTTATCTGGAAATGACTATTCCAGGCAGTCCAAGAAGTAAGAATCAAAAATATAAATCAACAATGGAAGGCAAACGACTTGTACACAACGACTAA
- a CDS encoding helicase-related protein — protein MNSEWQYSTIHNCICKVIEKQTLWGQTVFRIWLPASDAIVKIPGSALNPIREEINPENERHRISYIATAAKVADLLEGSINVRNEHLLLAPMESNVIPLPHQITALSRTMSGDRVRYLLADEVGLGKTIEAGLVLRELKLRGLARRILIVAPKGIVTQWVSEMQTHFNEKFQLILGEDLKTLGKVSSGESSTPWTIFDQIVVSIDSVKPMEKRRGWPKERIAEYNKIRFEDLITAGWDLVIVDESHRLGGSTDQIARYKLGQGLAESAPYLLLLTATPHQGKTDAFHRLMKLLDTETFPDIESVSRDRVAPYVIRTEKRKAVDAEGQPLFKPRRTEMSPVSWQQHHHLQELLYKSVTDYVREGYNQAIKDKNYHIGFLMILMQRLVVSSTRAIRTTLERRLEALKNQTQLIIEKLDNYESLDSELESIYDMDGQELLDELLEFHVAALENEVNLVESILNSAVQCEQAGPDAKAEYLIDWIYRLQSEENESDLKTLIFTEFVSTQAMLKEFLEARGISVVCLNGSLSMEERIQVQESFRTKTRVLISTDAGGEGLNLQFCHIVINYDIPWNPMRLEQRIGRVDRIGQRKTVRAINFVFENSVELRVREVLEQKLSVIFHEYGIDKTGDVLDSAQAGGIFEEMFTAAILNPDNIDDVTQKTVDQIKQEIRDVRERSAIYGISDEPDLHAAERLRSHPLPHWLEQMTISYLESHGGKASRKKSWWNLLWPDGAKHTKAVFNSRDADIFNAKLLNLENPRIRGLALNIPPIAAGQPIPNVQVKDLPENIAGYWGLYEIRITLSNLQIPSSLRTPHARRRFLTVFTNEEGKVFLPTARHIWNGINDSELSVTGTLSMDDSKHAFERLREVAEETGKDIFSELMQEHSTALDKESERAEYAFEYRRKSIEKLGLAEVKNYRNKKLDEEISTCQRDIKLARNVIPDLRPLLIMKVGKGAKDE, from the coding sequence ATGAACTCGGAATGGCAATACAGCACAATCCACAACTGCATATGCAAGGTGATTGAAAAGCAAACCTTGTGGGGACAGACAGTTTTTCGTATCTGGCTTCCTGCAAGCGATGCCATTGTTAAGATTCCAGGTTCTGCGCTTAACCCTATAAGAGAGGAAATTAATCCGGAAAATGAACGCCATCGAATATCATACATAGCTACAGCTGCTAAGGTAGCGGATTTACTGGAAGGCAGCATTAATGTCCGTAACGAACATTTACTCCTTGCCCCGATGGAATCAAATGTTATTCCTCTTCCCCATCAGATTACGGCATTGTCACGGACAATGTCGGGAGACAGGGTTCGTTATCTTCTTGCTGATGAAGTTGGTCTGGGAAAGACCATTGAAGCGGGACTCGTTTTGCGCGAACTCAAATTACGTGGACTTGCTCGTCGTATACTTATTGTTGCACCCAAAGGCATTGTTACCCAGTGGGTTTCTGAAATGCAGACACACTTTAACGAAAAATTCCAGTTGATCCTTGGTGAAGACCTGAAAACATTAGGTAAGGTGTCTTCAGGTGAATCATCAACACCGTGGACAATATTTGATCAGATTGTGGTATCCATTGATTCGGTTAAACCAATGGAGAAGCGCCGTGGGTGGCCAAAAGAGCGTATTGCGGAATACAATAAGATTCGATTTGAGGATCTGATAACAGCCGGTTGGGACTTAGTCATTGTGGATGAGTCACACCGCCTTGGAGGCAGCACTGACCAGATTGCTCGATATAAATTGGGACAAGGTCTTGCAGAATCGGCACCCTATCTTCTTTTGCTGACAGCAACACCTCACCAGGGGAAAACAGATGCTTTTCATAGATTGATGAAACTCCTTGATACCGAAACCTTTCCTGATATTGAAAGCGTTTCAAGAGACCGTGTCGCTCCTTATGTTATCCGTACAGAAAAGCGTAAAGCTGTTGATGCTGAGGGGCAACCGTTATTCAAGCCGAGACGGACAGAAATGTCTCCTGTTTCCTGGCAGCAACATCACCACCTGCAGGAACTTCTCTATAAGTCAGTTACTGATTATGTGAGGGAAGGATATAATCAGGCGATTAAGGACAAAAATTATCATATCGGTTTTCTGATGATTCTCATGCAGCGACTGGTTGTGTCAAGTACAAGAGCAATTCGAACTACACTGGAACGAAGGCTTGAGGCTCTTAAGAATCAAACGCAGTTAATAATCGAGAAACTTGATAATTATGAGAGTCTGGACTCTGAATTAGAATCCATATACGACATGGACGGACAAGAACTGCTTGATGAGCTTTTGGAGTTTCATGTTGCAGCCTTGGAAAACGAAGTAAACCTTGTGGAATCTATTCTTAATAGTGCTGTTCAGTGTGAGCAGGCAGGACCTGATGCAAAAGCTGAATATCTTATCGACTGGATTTATCGCCTTCAGTCTGAGGAAAATGAATCTGACCTCAAGACTCTAATCTTTACTGAGTTTGTTTCGACACAGGCAATGCTTAAGGAATTTCTGGAGGCCAGAGGAATTTCTGTTGTTTGTCTTAACGGTTCATTAAGTATGGAAGAACGTATACAGGTCCAGGAATCCTTCCGGACTAAAACACGGGTTTTAATTTCTACGGATGCCGGTGGAGAGGGATTAAACCTTCAATTTTGTCATATTGTTATTAATTATGATATCCCCTGGAATCCAATGCGGCTAGAGCAGCGGATAGGACGTGTAGACCGTATCGGTCAGCGAAAAACAGTGCGTGCCATCAACTTTGTTTTTGAAAATTCAGTTGAGTTAAGGGTCCGTGAAGTGTTGGAACAGAAGCTCTCTGTTATTTTTCACGAGTATGGAATCGACAAAACCGGAGATGTTCTCGATTCAGCTCAAGCTGGAGGGATTTTTGAGGAAATGTTTACAGCGGCTATCTTGAATCCTGATAACATCGATGACGTCACCCAGAAAACTGTTGACCAGATAAAACAGGAGATCCGTGATGTTAGAGAACGTTCGGCAATATATGGCATTTCAGATGAACCGGATTTGCATGCAGCAGAACGCCTTCGCTCACATCCTCTACCTCATTGGCTGGAACAAATGACAATTTCCTACCTGGAGTCACATGGAGGAAAAGCTTCCCGGAAGAAATCGTGGTGGAATTTACTCTGGCCTGACGGAGCAAAACATACAAAAGCGGTTTTCAACTCCCGTGATGCGGACATCTTTAATGCTAAGCTTTTAAATCTAGAAAATCCCCGAATCAGAGGTCTGGCCTTAAATATACCTCCGATTGCTGCGGGACAACCAATCCCGAATGTACAGGTTAAAGATCTCCCGGAAAACATTGCCGGTTATTGGGGACTCTATGAAATTCGCATTACTTTGAGTAACCTTCAAATACCTTCATCATTAAGAACACCACATGCCAGGCGAAGGTTTCTTACTGTTTTCACCAATGAAGAAGGCAAAGTCTTTCTGCCTACAGCACGCCACATCTGGAATGGAATTAATGATTCAGAACTGTCCGTGACGGGAACGCTATCGATGGATGACTCAAAGCATGCCTTTGAAAGGCTGAGGGAGGTTGCTGAAGAGACGGGGAAGGATATTTTCAGCGAGCTAATGCAGGAACATTCAACTGCTCTGGATAAAGAGTCTGAGAGAGCGGAATATGCGTTTGAGTACCGTCGTAAATCCATTGAAAAGCTTGGTCTTGCTGAAGTTAAGAATTATAGAAACAAGAAGCTGGACGAAGAGATATCTACATGTCAAAGGGATATAAAGTTAGCACGGAATGTGATTCCAGATCTCAGGCCACTCCTTATTATGAAAGTAGGAAAAGGGGCGAAGGATGAATAG
- the pglZ gene encoding BREX-3 system phosphatase PglZ: MNSWRDTILNEFVPKISRLTIVSDPDALLTEEKLAVTLRERGFDLIEFNDAIEFRYAYESNYRIFWDQEKHTDLVVVLRLQDTEVDNLPFDLLKAGRRLSFDLGSIFPNLSYPVIEKLDRSLLDTLFDAQQNYSPGRIGDNATKDFILSHVFGIAAELIKSDADLLRILLRIHYNSLSIPGELIDRLVQVLSGHKAFAGWPLADVIPDENAFFAFLQERWPIFLSGLHATDQVGEVSEGYGLKHHGPDSLPFDHQDIRVYIDNLFVEGKLTPVAADTIGFDINTLQGDTWIKSGIADTGKNEGVRITRLLDLIVGEGPTEDSRYSDWTSLAFKWAELATLIHNDSTKEHRDCFLKLGDSLNKTFTDWLNNHYAGLINLPPTNPVMLHHVSRKMARELEDSQCAGVALVVLDGLALDQWIPLKHVIQEQAPDITFRETAVFAWVPTLTSVSRQTIFAGKEPLYFPNSINTTNNEQVLWRQFWENHGLSRLDISYKRGLGDGDPIVDLEPVFNPGRTKAIGLVVDKVDKIMHGMQLGAAGMHNQIRQWSKQGYLSALIKYLLEMDYHIWLTSDHGNIECNGKGRPSEGSIAETCGERARVYPTPELRSKVLSDHISAKEWRAPGLPADYYPLVAEGRDAFIKEGDSIVGHGGISIEEIIVPLVKIERRTR, translated from the coding sequence ATGAATAGCTGGAGAGACACCATATTAAATGAATTTGTGCCAAAGATCAGCCGATTGACGATCGTTTCTGATCCTGATGCTCTATTAACAGAAGAAAAACTGGCAGTCACATTAAGAGAACGAGGATTTGATTTGATAGAGTTCAATGATGCTATTGAATTCCGTTATGCATATGAATCGAATTACAGAATCTTCTGGGATCAGGAAAAACACACTGATCTTGTCGTCGTTCTAAGGTTACAGGACACTGAGGTAGATAACCTGCCATTTGATTTGTTAAAAGCAGGACGAAGATTATCTTTTGATTTAGGGTCGATTTTCCCTAATTTGAGCTATCCGGTTATAGAAAAACTTGATCGTAGTCTGTTGGACACATTATTTGATGCTCAACAAAACTATTCTCCAGGACGTATTGGAGATAACGCAACAAAAGACTTTATACTCAGTCATGTATTTGGTATTGCAGCAGAACTGATAAAGAGTGATGCTGACCTGCTGCGAATTCTTTTACGTATTCACTACAATTCTCTCAGCATACCAGGAGAGCTTATTGATCGACTCGTACAGGTATTGAGTGGGCACAAGGCATTTGCCGGTTGGCCTCTTGCCGATGTCATTCCGGATGAAAATGCTTTTTTTGCATTTTTGCAGGAGAGATGGCCAATCTTCCTTTCTGGTCTACATGCAACTGATCAAGTAGGAGAAGTATCAGAAGGATACGGGCTTAAGCATCACGGGCCAGATTCTCTCCCTTTTGATCATCAGGATATTCGAGTCTACATCGACAATCTGTTTGTAGAGGGCAAGCTTACACCAGTTGCTGCTGATACTATAGGATTCGACATAAATACATTACAAGGTGATACATGGATAAAAAGCGGTATTGCGGATACGGGAAAAAATGAAGGGGTTAGAATCACCAGATTGCTTGATTTGATTGTAGGGGAAGGACCTACAGAAGATTCCCGATACTCCGATTGGACTTCTTTGGCATTTAAATGGGCAGAATTAGCAACTCTTATTCATAATGATTCTACAAAAGAACACCGGGACTGCTTTCTTAAGCTAGGAGATAGCCTTAACAAAACCTTTACTGACTGGCTGAATAATCATTATGCCGGACTTATAAACCTGCCACCAACTAATCCGGTAATGCTCCACCATGTTTCAAGAAAAATGGCGAGGGAACTGGAAGACTCACAATGTGCGGGTGTGGCATTGGTAGTATTGGATGGTCTGGCGCTCGATCAATGGATTCCTTTAAAACATGTCATCCAGGAGCAGGCGCCTGATATTACGTTTCGAGAAACTGCTGTTTTTGCGTGGGTTCCGACATTAACATCGGTATCAAGACAAACCATCTTTGCAGGTAAAGAACCTCTCTATTTTCCAAACTCAATCAATACAACAAACAATGAACAGGTGCTATGGCGACAATTTTGGGAAAACCATGGTTTATCACGGTTAGATATTTCCTATAAACGTGGACTGGGTGATGGCGATCCAATCGTAGATCTTGAACCTGTATTCAATCCAGGCAGGACGAAGGCCATTGGTCTGGTCGTAGATAAAGTTGATAAGATTATGCATGGAATGCAGCTTGGCGCAGCAGGAATGCATAATCAGATTAGGCAATGGTCTAAACAAGGCTATCTGTCGGCATTGATAAAGTATTTACTGGAGATGGACTATCATATTTGGCTCACATCAGATCACGGAAATATTGAATGCAATGGTAAAGGACGACCTTCGGAAGGGTCCATCGCAGAGACATGCGGTGAACGTGCGAGAGTATACCCAACGCCTGAGTTGCGATCGAAGGTTTTGAGTGATCATATATCTGCCAAAGAGTGGAGAGCTCCCGGATTACCTGCAGATTACTATCCTTTGGTAGCTGAAGGGAGAGATGCATTTATAAAAGAAGGTGATAGTATAGTAGGGCATGGAGGTATATCGATTGAAGAGATCATCGTGCCGTTGGTTAAAATTGAGCGGAGGACACGATGA
- a CDS encoding B12-binding domain-containing radical SAM protein — protein sequence MKIYLIYIRDEDYYNILPEKLRRLGNSDLIEVMAFPPLGIQTLAPIIRNYGHKVTMFDTCHPQMKEEHIEQAVKDEKPDVIALSFLSTTCYLLVKSMAQRLKKTAPKTPIIIGGAFATVNAVKILKDTPYIDCVGRGEGEELIPEYLDNLDNLKIVSGLTWRSNGEVVHNPDRPLISDLNQFPYPDRKSLPIEYIESMPMDTPAVLSLDRFCTMQTTRGCPFKCIYCDIPSLARGKWRNRSPEHVLGEMQQLHDEGYRSIYLTDDHFLMQRKRIETICNGIIDKKLGFHWGCEGRVDSVAVEELPLMVKANCTFLAFGVEAGTKKVLDRLKKNQTLEQIEYAVKQAKKDGVETTHGFFLVGSPDETFEDILESFRFAVRLRLDTFSFSRLCAYRGTPLWQEYVERGIIDDERDWHKWFKCSDIDPTILPSEVIQQARIKGYKQLFGYLILRRPIATFRLLRKFGRYMTFSDILRLLWSPFIRKAKTRKPELPEWMVEQGLDSPIRSAF from the coding sequence ATGAAAATTTACCTCATATACATCCGAGACGAGGACTATTACAATATTCTTCCTGAAAAACTCAGGAGATTGGGGAATAGCGACCTTATTGAGGTGATGGCTTTCCCGCCACTTGGCATTCAGACACTGGCTCCGATAATTCGCAATTACGGACACAAGGTAACCATGTTCGATACCTGTCATCCACAGATGAAAGAAGAGCATATAGAGCAGGCCGTGAAAGATGAAAAACCTGATGTAATTGCCCTTTCATTTCTTTCAACTACTTGTTATCTCCTTGTAAAGAGTATGGCGCAAAGGCTAAAGAAGACGGCGCCAAAAACACCCATTATTATCGGAGGGGCTTTTGCAACGGTAAATGCTGTTAAGATACTGAAAGACACACCATACATCGATTGCGTTGGCAGAGGGGAAGGTGAAGAGTTGATTCCTGAGTACCTCGACAACCTAGACAATCTGAAAATAGTAAGTGGTCTTACCTGGCGATCCAATGGTGAAGTGGTTCATAACCCTGATCGCCCCCTGATCAGTGACCTTAACCAGTTTCCTTATCCTGACCGAAAAAGTTTACCCATTGAATACATCGAATCGATGCCAATGGATACACCGGCAGTTCTTTCTCTCGATCGTTTTTGCACCATGCAAACCACACGCGGCTGTCCTTTCAAATGTATTTATTGCGACATTCCATCCCTCGCACGTGGTAAGTGGCGGAACCGCTCACCGGAGCATGTCCTGGGTGAAATGCAACAGTTGCATGATGAAGGCTACAGATCAATCTACCTGACCGACGATCATTTCCTGATGCAGCGTAAACGCATAGAGACCATTTGCAACGGTATCATAGACAAAAAGCTGGGATTTCATTGGGGATGTGAGGGTAGAGTTGATTCGGTGGCTGTAGAGGAACTCCCATTGATGGTAAAGGCTAACTGTACTTTTCTTGCCTTTGGTGTGGAAGCAGGAACAAAGAAAGTACTCGACCGCCTGAAAAAGAACCAAACCCTTGAACAGATAGAATATGCCGTAAAACAAGCCAAAAAAGACGGAGTTGAAACGACACACGGCTTTTTTCTGGTCGGCTCGCCGGATGAAACCTTTGAAGATATTCTGGAGAGTTTTCGATTTGCCGTCCGGCTTAGACTCGACACATTTAGCTTTAGCCGGTTATGCGCCTACCGCGGAACTCCGTTATGGCAGGAATATGTGGAAAGGGGTATTATTGATGATGAACGCGACTGGCATAAGTGGTTCAAGTGTTCAGACATCGATCCAACAATTCTTCCGAGTGAAGTGATTCAGCAGGCAAGGATAAAGGGATATAAGCAGTTGTTTGGTTACCTGATACTCCGTCGTCCCATTGCTACATTCAGGCTTCTTCGCAAGTTTGGCCGGTATATGACGTTTTCAGATATTCTCAGATTATTATGGAGTCCATTTATCAGAAAGGCTAAAACCAGAAAACCTGAACTTCCTGAATGGATGGTTGAGCAGGGACTGGATTCACCGATCAGGTCCGCTTTTTAG
- the lpxB gene encoding lipid-A-disaccharide synthase: METTKKIFISAGETSGDMHGSNLIRETHKKDTSIRFYGLGRDKMVEAGMQCIHDMSSRSVMWLQSLKKIPELRNIFKDCTRFFDEERPKLVILIDYVGFNLNLAKAAKKRNIPVMYYISPQLWAHGPWRIKKIKKFVDRMVVIYPFEETFYTNGGVSVKYVGHPLFDELNTRGIDQVLVKKMKAGEGETVVSLLPGSRKQEIRRLLPILLETANIIHEKIPSAKFLISCSNTRNSELIQDIMKSYASAINQRLSIEIVKEKISEVIKASSLCIASSGTVVLEIANYHVPMVIFYRTSPFCYFIAKPHMKTPYICLVNAIAGKTVVPEKYMYRDDYKWLASHATELLLNQEKREACIAGLKEITSLIGSPGASEKAADEVLGMI, encoded by the coding sequence TTGGAAACTACTAAAAAAATATTTATAAGCGCCGGTGAAACATCCGGTGATATGCACGGTTCAAACCTGATACGTGAAACACACAAGAAAGATACGTCAATCAGGTTCTATGGTTTAGGGAGGGATAAAATGGTTGAGGCGGGCATGCAGTGTATCCACGACATGAGTTCCCGTTCCGTCATGTGGCTTCAGTCTCTAAAAAAGATTCCTGAATTAAGAAATATATTTAAAGATTGCACTCGGTTTTTTGATGAAGAGAGGCCAAAGCTGGTCATCCTGATTGATTACGTAGGTTTTAATCTCAACCTGGCGAAAGCTGCGAAGAAAAGGAATATACCGGTTATGTATTACATAAGCCCCCAGCTCTGGGCCCATGGACCATGGAGAATCAAAAAAATCAAAAAATTTGTAGACAGGATGGTGGTCATTTACCCTTTTGAGGAGACATTTTATACGAATGGAGGTGTTTCCGTGAAATATGTTGGGCATCCACTTTTTGATGAACTTAACACGAGGGGTATAGACCAAGTTCTCGTAAAAAAAATGAAAGCCGGAGAAGGCGAAACAGTTGTTTCTTTATTGCCCGGTAGCCGCAAACAGGAAATAAGGAGATTGCTGCCTATTCTGCTGGAGACAGCAAATATCATTCATGAAAAAATCCCATCAGCAAAATTCCTTATATCATGCAGCAACACGAGAAATTCAGAATTGATACAAGACATTATGAAGAGTTATGCCTCTGCAATAAATCAAAGGTTATCGATAGAAATAGTTAAAGAAAAGATTTCTGAAGTGATCAAGGCATCTTCGCTCTGTATCGCAAGTTCGGGGACGGTTGTCCTGGAAATAGCGAACTATCATGTACCCATGGTAATTTTCTACCGCACCTCCCCGTTTTGCTACTTTATCGCCAAGCCGCATATGAAAACACCTTATATTTGCCTGGTCAACGCGATTGCGGGAAAAACGGTTGTCCCAGAAAAATACATGTACAGGGATGACTATAAATGGCTGGCTTCACACGCAACTGAACTGTTATTAAATCAAGAAAAAAGAGAGGCGTGTATTGCCGGACTTAAAGAGATAACATCTTTAATCGGATCTCCCGGCGCATCGGAAAAGGCTGCTGATGAAGTATTGGGTATGATATAA
- a CDS encoding calcium/sodium antiporter: MLLQSIFFIIGLSGVYFGAEWLVKGSSNLSRDLGVRPIVIGLTVVAFGTSSPELAVSLTASIKGSNDIAIGNIIGSNIANIGLILGIAAIAFPLKVEKVIMKRELPLMIAISVALYLMAIDKKIGLIDGLFLFTGIIFFIGYQIYNTLNFKKISKNVTGKTDNVPILTSTVNSSCHKVDSSGHDNQTKVKESTAEKNHSKKKLLFYIVYIVIGLVCLLVGAHILVKSAIFLASSFGISEMVIGMTVVAFGTSVPEMATSVVSALRKEADICVGNVVGSNIFNILMVLGSVSLIRPVNVTKDILYFEFPAMLLFSFALIPMIMARGNLKVNRFEGVILVLGYFAFIFLLFR; the protein is encoded by the coding sequence ATGCTATTACAATCTATCTTTTTTATTATTGGACTTTCAGGTGTGTACTTTGGAGCCGAATGGTTGGTCAAGGGGTCATCAAATTTATCGCGTGACCTTGGAGTAAGACCAATAGTAATAGGCTTAACCGTTGTCGCCTTTGGCACCTCCAGCCCTGAACTAGCCGTCAGTTTAACTGCATCTATTAAAGGTTCAAACGATATTGCTATCGGAAATATAATCGGAAGCAACATCGCCAATATCGGACTTATTCTTGGCATTGCCGCAATTGCCTTCCCCTTAAAGGTAGAAAAAGTCATAATGAAACGTGAACTGCCATTGATGATTGCAATATCAGTAGCTCTTTATTTAATGGCAATAGATAAAAAGATTGGACTTATAGACGGGTTATTCCTTTTTACAGGAATAATATTTTTTATAGGTTATCAAATTTATAATACGCTGAATTTTAAGAAAATTTCTAAAAATGTAACAGGTAAAACGGATAATGTTCCTATTCTAACTTCAACGGTAAACTCTTCCTGTCATAAAGTAGATTCTAGTGGTCATGATAATCAAACAAAGGTAAAAGAGAGTACCGCAGAGAAGAATCATTCAAAGAAGAAGCTATTATTTTATATAGTTTATATTGTGATTGGATTAGTCTGCCTCCTGGTCGGCGCGCATATATTAGTTAAGTCCGCAATTTTTTTAGCCAGCAGCTTCGGAATAAGTGAAATGGTTATCGGAATGACGGTAGTAGCTTTTGGTACATCCGTACCGGAAATGGCAACATCCGTTGTAAGCGCCTTGAGAAAAGAGGCAGATATTTGTGTGGGAAACGTGGTCGGAAGTAATATATTCAATATATTGATGGTTCTTGGGTCTGTTTCATTGATAAGACCGGTTAATGTAACGAAAGATATCCTTTATTTTGAGTTCCCCGCCATGCTCCTCTTCTCGTTTGCGTTAATACCAATGATAATGGCAAGAGGCAACCTGAAGGTTAACAGGTTTGAAGGGGTTATACTGGTTTTGGGATACTTTGCGTTTATTTTTTTACTTTTCAGATAA
- a CDS encoding response regulator: MKNILIIDDNEKILGTFKQLLLDEGYRVTTANNGAIGMILFMRKNFDLVITDLNMPEINGIEVIRRINSITTVPVILMSSDYLPVEPDDTELLGVNAVISKTIDDYDLCELVKYCLEDKVCINKVF; the protein is encoded by the coding sequence ATGAAAAATATATTGATCATAGATGATAACGAAAAGATTCTTGGCACTTTTAAACAGCTACTATTGGATGAAGGCTATCGTGTAACTACCGCAAATAATGGCGCAATAGGCATGATACTATTTATGAGGAAAAACTTTGACCTTGTAATAACAGACCTCAATATGCCTGAAATCAACGGAATTGAAGTAATAAGAAGGATAAATAGTATTACTACGGTTCCTGTTATATTAATGAGTTCTGACTATTTACCGGTTGAACCGGATGATACAGAACTTCTGGGGGTAAATGCGGTGATTTCAAAGACAATTGATGATTATGACCTTTGTGAATTGGTCAAATACTGCCTGGAAGATAAGGTGTGTATAAATAAAGTTTTTTAA